A window from Exiguobacterium marinum DSM 16307 encodes these proteins:
- a CDS encoding GNAT family N-acetyltransferase, with amino-acid sequence MQLQEIPIKQFDQAQQMLEIQRNAYAVEAELLGFDEIPARYETIDVIQNLPGTSYGLYIEERLIGFVTYEASEKTVEITKLCIDPTYFRSRLATTLLDHVLSVHEGRLVYVHTGKHNGPAKRLYTKLGFEPSAEFEPEPSVTLIRFTHTS; translated from the coding sequence ATGCAGCTACAAGAAATCCCGATCAAACAATTTGATCAAGCCCAGCAGATGCTTGAGATACAACGAAATGCCTATGCTGTGGAAGCGGAATTGCTAGGGTTTGATGAGATACCGGCTCGATATGAGACAATCGACGTGATACAAAACTTACCAGGTACGAGCTACGGATTGTACATCGAGGAGCGGTTGATTGGATTCGTGACTTACGAGGCATCAGAAAAAACCGTAGAAATCACAAAACTGTGCATTGATCCGACATATTTTCGATCGAGGCTGGCCACGACGTTACTTGATCATGTACTAAGCGTTCATGAAGGTCGACTTGTTTATGTGCATACCGGTAAACATAATGGACCGGCAAAACGTCTTTACACGAAGCTCGGATTCGAACCGAGTGCTGAATTTGAACCAGAACCGAGTGTCACATTGATCCGATTTACGCATACGTCTTAA
- the parE gene encoding DNA topoisomerase IV subunit B encodes MSTDLFNYNEDAIQVLEGLTAVRKRPGMYIGSTDHRGLHHLVYEIVDNAIDEALAGFGGQIDVTIHKDDAITVRDHGRGMPTGMHASGKPTPEVIFTVLHAGGKFGQGGYKTSGGLHGVGASVVNALSSKVIVTIYRDGKVFEQTFADGGVPQTTLIETGKTRQTGTSVYFKPDVTIFSTTTYNYDTLAERLRESAFLLKGLTITLTDERADKQETFHYEEGIAEFIQYLNDDKATLHPIVYFEGTENEIEIELAFQFTDAYSENVLSFVNNVRTRDGGTHEIGAKTAMTRIMNEYARKNGLLKEKDKNLDGGDVREGLTLIVSVRIPEEFLQFEGQTKSKLGSPEARASADSVMAKQLTIFLEENPQMATMLIKKAIRAAQAREAARKAREEARNGKKKKRSSILNGKLTPATSKNAAKNELFLVEGDSAGGSAKQGRDRTFQAILPLRGKVINSEKSKLQDIMKNEEINTIIHAIGAGVGHDFELDDCNFDKVIIMTDADTDGAHIQVLLLTFFFRYMRPLVEAGRVFVALPPLYRISKGKGKSEQFDYAWDEEALEKLVKVYKKGYILQRYKGLGEMNADQLWETTMNPDTRTLIRVTVDDATVADKRVSVLMGDNVTHRREWIEENVAFGLQEDDSIIANEHVTKAIEEVM; translated from the coding sequence ATGTCAACAGATCTATTTAATTACAATGAAGACGCCATCCAGGTGCTCGAAGGACTCACGGCCGTACGGAAACGACCGGGGATGTACATCGGGTCAACCGACCATCGCGGGCTTCACCATCTCGTCTATGAGATTGTCGACAACGCGATCGATGAGGCGCTCGCTGGTTTTGGCGGTCAAATCGATGTGACGATCCACAAGGATGATGCGATCACGGTTCGTGACCACGGACGAGGTATGCCGACAGGGATGCACGCTTCAGGAAAGCCGACACCCGAAGTCATCTTCACGGTTCTACATGCCGGCGGTAAGTTCGGTCAAGGTGGTTATAAGACGTCAGGCGGACTCCATGGAGTCGGTGCCTCGGTCGTCAACGCTCTCTCGAGCAAGGTCATCGTGACGATTTATCGAGACGGCAAAGTGTTTGAGCAGACATTCGCTGACGGCGGTGTGCCTCAAACGACTCTGATTGAAACAGGAAAGACACGCCAGACCGGGACGAGCGTCTATTTCAAACCGGATGTAACCATCTTCTCGACAACGACTTACAATTATGACACACTCGCCGAACGTCTACGTGAATCGGCTTTCCTTTTAAAAGGGTTGACGATCACGCTCACAGATGAGCGTGCTGATAAGCAAGAAACGTTCCATTACGAGGAAGGGATTGCAGAGTTCATTCAATATTTGAATGACGATAAGGCAACACTCCATCCGATCGTCTACTTCGAAGGGACGGAGAACGAGATTGAAATCGAGCTCGCGTTCCAGTTCACGGACGCCTATTCCGAGAACGTCCTCTCCTTCGTCAACAACGTCCGAACACGGGATGGTGGGACACATGAAATCGGTGCCAAGACGGCAATGACCCGAATCATGAACGAGTATGCGCGGAAGAACGGATTACTCAAAGAGAAGGACAAGAATCTAGACGGCGGTGATGTCCGCGAAGGGCTCACGCTCATCGTATCGGTCCGAATCCCTGAGGAGTTCCTCCAGTTCGAGGGACAGACAAAGTCGAAACTCGGTTCACCAGAAGCCCGCGCGAGCGCGGACAGCGTCATGGCGAAGCAGTTGACGATTTTCTTAGAAGAGAACCCGCAGATGGCGACGATGCTCATCAAAAAGGCGATTCGTGCGGCCCAGGCACGCGAGGCGGCTCGTAAAGCCCGTGAAGAGGCCCGTAACGGCAAGAAAAAGAAACGTTCGAGCATTTTGAATGGAAAATTGACACCGGCGACCTCGAAAAATGCAGCAAAGAATGAGCTCTTCCTCGTCGAGGGGGATTCGGCCGGTGGTTCAGCTAAACAAGGGCGCGATCGTACGTTCCAAGCCATCCTCCCGCTACGCGGGAAGGTCATCAATTCGGAGAAATCGAAACTCCAGGACATCATGAAGAATGAAGAAATCAATACAATCATTCATGCGATCGGCGCCGGAGTCGGACACGATTTCGAGTTGGACGACTGTAATTTTGATAAGGTCATCATCATGACGGATGCCGATACGGACGGTGCACACATCCAAGTGCTCCTCCTTACATTCTTCTTCCGTTATATGCGCCCGCTCGTCGAGGCGGGTCGCGTGTTCGTCGCCTTGCCACCGCTCTATCGCATCTCAAAAGGGAAAGGCAAGTCCGAACAGTTCGATTATGCCTGGGACGAAGAAGCGCTCGAGAAGCTCGTCAAGGTGTATAAGAAAGGCTACATCCTCCAACGCTATAAAGGTCTCGGTGAGATGAACGCGGACCAGCTTTGGGAGACGACGATGAACCCGGACACGCGTACGCTCATCCGGGTCACAGTCGACGATGCTACCGTCGCGGACAAGCGTGTCTCGGTCTTGATGGGTGACAACGTCACGCACCGGCGTGAGTGGATCGAAGAGAACGTCGCCTTCGGACTCCAGGAAGATGATTCGATCATCGCCAATGAACATGTGACTAAAGCGATTGAGGAAGTGATGTAA
- a CDS encoding CoA-binding protein: MDDQRLKQLLSEAKTIAVVGVSDNPNKTANQIAEYLLRVGYTVIPVNPMLEKWNGRKVYPSVESIPGRIDIVDVFRRNEFLAGVAEDAVRHGDVGLVFNQLGLSSAEAEQIVRDAGLDYIENRCLYVEHARLLG; encoded by the coding sequence ATGGATGATCAGCGTTTGAAACAACTTTTGTCTGAAGCGAAAACCATCGCGGTCGTCGGCGTGTCCGACAACCCAAACAAGACGGCCAACCAGATTGCGGAGTATTTACTCCGTGTCGGCTATACCGTTATCCCTGTCAACCCGATGCTCGAAAAATGGAACGGCCGCAAGGTGTATCCTTCCGTTGAGAGCATCCCGGGTAGAATTGATATCGTCGACGTGTTCCGTCGCAACGAATTTTTAGCAGGTGTCGCGGAAGATGCGGTACGACATGGAGATGTCGGGCTCGTCTTCAATCAGCTCGGGCTCTCAAGTGCTGAGGCAGAGCAGATCGTACGCGATGCTGGACTCGATTATATCGAGAATCGTTGCCTGTACGTGGAGCATGCTCGTCTACTCGGATAA
- a CDS encoding NUDIX hydrolase, with translation MSQWLTWAKRIQALSQAGLTFTHDQFDRERYEELQEIAREMFERHSDLSNDAILQLTHVNGYPTPKLDVRGVVFKDDRLLLVKERSDGLWTLPGGFCEVNRSPATNIIKEVEEEAGLDVIPVRLLALFDMHEHPHPPLSEHYYKLFIECALIGDGEGVAGIETSDVGFFERDHLPELSLARNTIEQIHMCFDAHWQEEDWTTLFD, from the coding sequence ATGTCTCAATGGCTGACGTGGGCAAAACGGATTCAGGCGCTGTCTCAGGCCGGTCTTACGTTCACACATGATCAATTTGACCGAGAACGGTATGAAGAGTTGCAGGAAATCGCAAGAGAAATGTTCGAACGTCATTCCGACTTATCGAATGATGCCATCTTACAACTGACGCATGTGAACGGTTATCCGACACCGAAGCTTGATGTACGTGGTGTGGTCTTTAAAGATGATCGACTATTGCTCGTCAAGGAGCGGTCAGACGGATTATGGACCTTACCAGGTGGATTCTGTGAAGTAAATCGTTCTCCTGCGACGAATATCATTAAAGAAGTGGAAGAAGAGGCTGGTTTGGATGTGATTCCTGTGCGTCTACTCGCGTTGTTCGATATGCACGAACATCCCCATCCGCCACTTTCCGAGCATTACTATAAACTCTTTATCGAGTGTGCGCTGATCGGTGACGGAGAGGGGGTTGCTGGCATTGAGACGAGCGACGTCGGTTTCTTTGAGCGTGACCATTTACCGGAACTCTCTCTTGCCCGAAATACGATTGAACAGATTCATATGTGCTTCGATGCGCATTGGCAAGAAGAAGACTGGACCACTTTATTTGATTAG
- a CDS encoding tyrosine-type recombinase/integrase has protein sequence MSIFRQLGQQSTPTTTKRFELNGLHRLPTFIQYFFHHLAAKHYSKQTAQRYVYDVLDFFRWVEHASGTELDPETIDLTAFIEIDHAGAEAYATYLALDLENAPSVINRKLSTLQSLFNYLIETNQAAVNPFQAVERPKRGKRNPVYLTESEWLDFSTLVRSNVGMTNREASYYETNRTRDFLIIQLLGLTGMRVSELVGLNWSDINFETETIRVIGKGNKERVIPIASPLHPLLTEYRHVSNDGAVFQNDKGRRIAVRTVQHVLKGHIDRLKPYLPFLTHKQVTPHKLRHTFATRLAMSGIDVLTIQQLLGHESVATTQVYAHIGDERKKHAVSGLQ, from the coding sequence ATGAGTATTTTCCGTCAACTTGGACAGCAATCGACACCTACGACTACGAAACGATTCGAGTTGAATGGTCTGCATCGACTACCTACATTTATTCAATATTTTTTTCACCATCTAGCAGCCAAACACTATTCGAAACAAACGGCACAACGCTACGTTTATGACGTATTGGACTTCTTTCGGTGGGTCGAGCATGCAAGCGGGACTGAACTAGACCCTGAAACAATTGATTTAACGGCATTCATCGAGATTGACCATGCTGGGGCAGAAGCGTATGCGACCTATTTAGCCCTCGACCTCGAGAACGCACCGAGTGTCATTAATAGAAAACTATCGACATTACAATCCCTGTTCAATTATTTGATTGAGACAAACCAGGCAGCAGTGAACCCATTCCAAGCTGTGGAACGTCCGAAACGAGGCAAACGGAATCCAGTCTATTTGACAGAGTCGGAATGGCTCGACTTCTCCACGCTCGTACGAAGCAACGTCGGGATGACGAACCGCGAAGCGAGTTATTATGAAACGAATCGTACGCGCGACTTTTTGATTATCCAACTGCTCGGACTGACGGGGATGCGCGTGTCCGAGCTCGTCGGACTCAATTGGTCCGATATCAACTTCGAGACGGAAACGATCCGTGTGATCGGAAAAGGGAATAAAGAACGTGTCATCCCGATCGCCAGCCCACTCCATCCCCTCCTTACTGAGTATAGACACGTATCGAATGATGGAGCGGTATTTCAAAATGATAAAGGGAGACGTATTGCTGTGCGGACGGTTCAACATGTGCTGAAAGGCCACATCGATCGGTTAAAGCCGTACCTTCCCTTTTTGACCCACAAACAAGTGACACCACATAAACTTCGACATACATTCGCGACAAGACTTGCAATGAGTGGGATTGACGTGTTGACGATTCAACAACTTCTCGGACATGAATCGGTAGCAACGACCCAAGTTTATGCCCATATCGGTGACGAACGCAAAAAACACGCGGTATCAGGTTTACAATAA
- a CDS encoding MBL fold metallo-hydrolase, translating to MKVRRYGHIHQLTFYAPVLPINVQLFEHDLGLVLIDTALKRNATDILSYIAELDKPLLAVLLTHAHEDHVGGVDIIKAEHPLAELFISRRDARLLSGDRSLDEGEQRKIRGSLPTLRSTPDTLLEPGERLFGLRVLDAAGHTPGSVAYYDETNRVLFAGDAFQSQGGAAVAGDVRPLFPLPGLATWNRTVAVESAERLVDLAPLLTFVGHGAPLKGTHRLYLALKRAERKRARKFI from the coding sequence ATGAAAGTAAGACGATACGGACATATCCATCAACTAACTTTTTACGCTCCCGTTCTGCCGATCAACGTTCAACTGTTTGAACATGACCTCGGTCTCGTCTTGATTGATACGGCGCTGAAGCGGAACGCGACCGATATCCTGTCATATATCGCTGAGCTCGACAAGCCGCTCCTGGCGGTATTGTTGACGCATGCCCACGAAGACCATGTCGGCGGGGTAGACATCATCAAAGCGGAACATCCGCTCGCCGAGCTCTTCATCTCCCGCCGTGATGCCCGTCTTTTGTCAGGAGACCGATCCCTTGATGAGGGAGAACAGAGGAAAATTCGGGGGTCGTTACCGACGCTCCGCTCCACACCGGACACGTTACTCGAACCTGGTGAACGGCTATTCGGTCTACGTGTCCTTGATGCAGCGGGCCATACGCCAGGGTCTGTCGCCTATTATGACGAGACAAATCGGGTGCTATTCGCTGGAGATGCGTTTCAATCGCAAGGAGGGGCGGCGGTGGCGGGGGATGTTCGTCCATTGTTCCCACTTCCCGGACTTGCGACGTGGAACCGGACCGTTGCTGTCGAGAGCGCAGAACGGTTAGTGGATTTGGCACCACTCCTCACATTCGTCGGACACGGTGCACCATTAAAAGGAACGCACCGCCTCTATTTGGCGCTGAAGCGGGCAGAACGGAAGCGGGCAAGAAAATTTATCTGA
- the parC gene encoding DNA topoisomerase IV subunit A: protein MSTIQHILNLSLEQVVGDRFGRYSKYIIQDRALPDARDGLKPVQRRILYAMHHEGNTNDKPYRKSAKTVGNVIGNYHPHGDSSVYEAMVRLSQDWKLRYPLIDMHGNNGSMDGDPAAAMRYTEARLSKIAGVMLTSIAKNTVDYTPNFDDSTEEPLVLPSLLPNLLMNGTTGISAGYATEIPPHNLTEVLNLAIARLKGQVDNAKDALEYVAGPDFPTGGTVMGKDGILKAFETGKGKVIIRAKSEIEKLKGGREQITITELPYEVNKANLVKKMEELRLDKKVEGVAEVRDETDRTGLRVVIELKKEADAEGVLHFFLKHTDLQLAYNYNMVSIVHRTPKQMGIIPIIDAYLKHVEEVVTRRTTFELEQAKKRAEIVDALEQAISVLDETLELIRSAKDKADAKKKLMERFSFTERQAEAVVMLQLYRLTNTDIVELQKEAKVLQKEIARLSNILEVDATKRKLIVKELTALRDEFGDGRRSIIESEVEELKLKTEVMIAVEETMVFVSRDGYVKRASMRSYGASSDVLPEMKEKDRPLLTTQAMTTDHLLVWTNKGSYLLIPIHQIPESKWKDAGQHVANLVPIEGEQVISADVVSTFETDAHCLFVTKDGMVKRTPLRDYDAQRKSKPLMALKLKSDDEVVFAGISDGPGQLFLVSERGYGLWFKEDDVPVVGQRAAGVKAMNLKDGDVVSDAFSFFTPPLFVLVTQRGAVKKMKLEDQFDCTNRNLRGTMLIREVKSKPHQIRRALPVHGDETLHIVGKEKVKEVSTKTLTLLDRYANGSFVFDEDSFGEIEDVYLD, encoded by the coding sequence ATGTCGACGATTCAACACATTTTAAACTTATCTCTCGAACAGGTCGTTGGTGACCGGTTCGGGCGTTATTCGAAATATATCATTCAAGACCGTGCCTTGCCGGACGCGCGAGACGGGCTCAAGCCTGTACAGCGCCGGATTCTATATGCGATGCACCATGAAGGGAATACGAACGACAAACCGTACCGGAAGTCTGCGAAGACGGTCGGGAACGTCATCGGGAACTATCACCCGCACGGTGACTCGTCCGTCTATGAGGCGATGGTACGTCTCTCTCAGGACTGGAAACTCCGTTATCCACTCATCGACATGCATGGGAACAACGGGTCGATGGATGGTGACCCGGCAGCGGCCATGCGTTATACGGAAGCGCGTCTCTCTAAGATTGCGGGGGTCATGCTGACGTCGATCGCGAAGAATACGGTCGACTATACGCCGAACTTTGACGACTCGACGGAAGAGCCGCTCGTCTTGCCGTCACTCCTCCCGAACTTGCTCATGAACGGGACGACAGGAATTTCAGCCGGTTATGCGACGGAAATCCCGCCCCATAACTTGACGGAAGTCCTCAACCTTGCCATCGCGCGCTTGAAAGGACAGGTCGATAACGCTAAAGACGCGCTCGAGTACGTCGCAGGTCCTGATTTCCCGACCGGAGGGACGGTTATGGGGAAAGACGGCATCCTAAAGGCGTTCGAGACCGGTAAAGGTAAGGTCATCATCCGGGCAAAGTCCGAGATTGAGAAATTAAAAGGTGGCCGTGAGCAGATCACAATCACAGAACTCCCGTATGAAGTGAACAAGGCGAACCTCGTCAAAAAGATGGAAGAGCTTCGTCTCGATAAAAAGGTCGAAGGCGTCGCGGAAGTCCGTGACGAGACGGATCGGACAGGCCTTCGGGTCGTCATCGAATTGAAGAAAGAAGCGGACGCGGAAGGTGTCCTTCACTTCTTCTTGAAGCATACGGACCTGCAGCTCGCTTATAACTACAACATGGTCTCCATCGTGCACCGGACCCCGAAACAGATGGGCATCATCCCAATCATCGATGCCTATTTGAAGCACGTCGAAGAAGTCGTGACACGCCGGACGACGTTCGAGCTTGAACAGGCGAAGAAACGCGCCGAAATCGTCGACGCCTTGGAACAAGCCATCTCCGTCCTCGATGAGACGCTTGAATTGATCCGTTCCGCCAAAGACAAAGCGGACGCGAAGAAGAAACTGATGGAGCGGTTCTCATTCACAGAACGGCAAGCAGAAGCCGTCGTCATGCTCCAATTGTATCGACTCACGAATACGGACATCGTCGAGTTGCAAAAAGAAGCGAAGGTGCTCCAAAAAGAGATTGCTCGCCTCTCGAACATCCTTGAGGTGGACGCGACGAAACGGAAACTGATCGTGAAAGAACTTACGGCGTTACGTGATGAGTTCGGGGATGGCCGTCGTTCAATCATCGAGTCAGAAGTCGAGGAATTGAAACTGAAGACGGAAGTCATGATCGCTGTCGAAGAGACGATGGTCTTCGTCAGCCGCGATGGGTATGTCAAGCGTGCCTCGATGCGCTCGTACGGGGCGTCGAGTGACGTCTTGCCAGAGATGAAAGAGAAGGATCGTCCTCTTCTGACGACACAGGCGATGACAACGGACCATTTGCTCGTATGGACAAACAAAGGAAGCTATCTCCTCATTCCGATCCACCAGATCCCAGAATCAAAGTGGAAGGATGCTGGGCAACATGTCGCCAACCTCGTTCCAATCGAAGGGGAGCAGGTCATCTCGGCAGACGTCGTCTCGACGTTCGAAACAGATGCCCATTGCCTCTTCGTGACGAAAGACGGGATGGTCAAGCGTACGCCGTTACGTGACTATGACGCGCAGCGGAAATCGAAACCGCTCATGGCCTTGAAACTGAAAAGTGACGATGAGGTCGTCTTCGCCGGAATTAGCGACGGTCCTGGACAGTTGTTCCTCGTCTCAGAGCGTGGATATGGACTCTGGTTCAAAGAAGATGATGTTCCAGTCGTCGGACAGCGGGCGGCGGGCGTAAAAGCCATGAATTTGAAAGACGGTGACGTCGTCTCCGATGCCTTCTCATTCTTCACACCACCGCTGTTCGTCCTCGTGACGCAACGGGGAGCGGTCAAGAAGATGAAACTCGAAGACCAGTTCGACTGTACGAACCGCAACCTTCGCGGAACGATGCTCATTCGTGAGGTCAAATCGAAACCGCATCAAATCCGTCGTGCGCTCCCGGTACATGGGGATGAGACGCTTCATATCGTCGGTAAAGAAAAAGTGAAAGAAGTGAGCACCAAAACCCTTACGCTACTCGATCGCTATGCCAATGGGTCATTCGTCTTTGACGAAGATTCGTTCGGCGAGATTGAAGATGTGTATCTCGATTAA
- a CDS encoding GGDEF domain-containing protein, with product MRTAYEVSRGTLYNERIAFYGNVLAWLVHFLFCILFWRLEVNSLFISNGLSVAYYTISFYFVHKRWYGIFFTGLFVEVIYNAIISTVILGWEINIHYFILMMAYGVFFMPSVSRGQRILTTALAMLIYSLLFTYVSDGIETLPIHVEQALGLFCILSTVMMIAGLSFIFESAVVAVTDELELSNERLQILASTDGLTGLLNRKVGHERISEAIEQTARDGVPYALALGDIDRFKSFNETYGHDCGDRVIQQVASTLSNVDGITVRWGGEEFLIFLSDPSGDFYETIERLRRQIETTYLDYAGERLRVTMTFGLAVRSGFDTIEER from the coding sequence ATGAGGACGGCTTATGAAGTTAGTCGTGGAACACTGTATAATGAGCGCATCGCTTTTTACGGAAATGTGCTCGCTTGGTTGGTCCACTTCCTATTTTGTATTTTATTTTGGCGACTAGAAGTAAACTCACTTTTCATTTCAAACGGATTGAGCGTCGCCTATTATACAATCTCGTTTTATTTCGTACATAAACGGTGGTATGGTATTTTCTTCACCGGGCTCTTCGTCGAGGTCATCTATAACGCCATCATCTCGACGGTCATCCTCGGATGGGAGATCAATATACATTACTTTATTCTCATGATGGCTTACGGTGTCTTTTTCATGCCGAGCGTCTCAAGGGGCCAACGAATTTTAACCACGGCCCTCGCGATGCTGATTTATAGCCTTCTATTCACCTATGTATCTGACGGCATCGAGACCCTACCGATACACGTAGAACAAGCGCTTGGACTCTTTTGTATCCTATCGACCGTTATGATGATTGCAGGGCTCTCCTTCATCTTCGAGTCCGCTGTCGTGGCAGTGACGGATGAACTCGAACTGTCGAACGAGCGGTTGCAAATCCTCGCCTCGACCGATGGGTTGACCGGGCTATTGAATCGCAAAGTCGGTCATGAACGAATCTCCGAAGCAATCGAGCAGACCGCTCGGGACGGTGTACCATACGCGCTCGCGCTCGGTGATATCGACCGATTCAAATCCTTCAATGAAACATATGGTCACGACTGCGGAGATCGTGTCATTCAACAGGTTGCCTCGACCCTATCCAATGTCGACGGGATTACGGTCCGTTGGGGGGGAGAAGAGTTCCTGATTTTCCTATCCGACCCGTCCGGCGACTTTTACGAGACAATCGAACGGTTAAGACGACAAATCGAGACAACGTATCTCGATTACGCAGGCGAACGACTTCGTGTCACGATGACGTTCGGACTCGCGGTTCGCAGTGGTTTTGATACGATTGAAGAGAGATAG
- a CDS encoding transporter substrate-binding domain-containing protein, which translates to MKRTTKGLAATLFLAIPLAACGDDSTNQADMTPWEEIQEEGTLTVGTAGTLYPASFREEESDMLTGFDVELMKEIGNRLDLEIEFKEMAFDNMLTGVQNGQIDIAANDISVTEDRKEKFAFSKPYKYTYGTAIVRKSDLSGIESLEDLKGKRAAGEATTVFMDVAREYGAEEVIYDNATNDQYLRDVSTGRTDVILNDYYLQTLALAFFPEFDITIHPDIAYNPQEVAFLMDNENDELQENIDRVMDEMLEDGTVKELSEQFYNGADVSVEPDVDATIVETK; encoded by the coding sequence GTGAAACGAACGACAAAAGGTTTGGCAGCAACTTTATTTTTAGCAATCCCGCTTGCCGCTTGTGGTGATGATAGCACGAATCAAGCAGACATGACACCGTGGGAAGAGATTCAGGAAGAAGGGACATTGACAGTCGGGACTGCCGGCACCCTCTACCCCGCTTCTTTCCGTGAAGAAGAGAGCGATATGTTGACAGGGTTTGACGTTGAACTCATGAAAGAGATTGGGAATCGTCTCGACCTCGAGATCGAGTTCAAAGAAATGGCGTTTGACAATATGTTGACGGGCGTTCAAAACGGACAAATCGACATCGCAGCAAACGATATCTCCGTCACCGAAGACCGTAAAGAAAAATTTGCTTTCTCAAAACCGTATAAGTATACGTACGGGACTGCCATCGTTCGTAAGAGCGACCTATCTGGAATCGAATCACTCGAAGACTTGAAAGGCAAAAGAGCTGCTGGCGAAGCGACGACTGTCTTCATGGACGTAGCACGTGAATATGGAGCAGAAGAAGTGATTTATGACAACGCGACGAACGACCAGTATTTGCGTGACGTCTCGACAGGACGTACCGATGTCATCTTGAACGATTACTATCTTCAGACGCTTGCTCTTGCTTTCTTCCCTGAGTTTGATATTACAATTCACCCGGATATCGCCTACAACCCACAAGAAGTCGCATTCTTGATGGATAATGAAAACGACGAGCTCCAAGAGAACATCGACCGTGTCATGGATGAGATGCTTGAAGACGGTACGGTCAAAGAATTGTCTGAGCAATTCTATAACGGTGCGGATGTCTCGGTTGAGCCCGACGTAGACGCAACAATCGTCGAAACGAAGTAA
- a CDS encoding amino acid ABC transporter permease gives MSFSDIKWDAIFDVDLAIESFPYLLGGLPNTIWISFVSMFFGLVLGLVLALGKLSPTRLLRYPSTFYISFMRGVPILIILFILYSGFPFIGIEFAALTAAILGFSLNSAAYIAEIIRSSIRAVDSGQVEAARSLGMGRWLTLKGVVLPQATRIALPPLSNVFLDLIKASSLAAMITVPEIFNKAKIVGGREFDYMTVYIVVALIYWAICTFMSFFQEWLERHFERYLDSPKR, from the coding sequence ATGTCGTTCTCAGATATCAAGTGGGACGCTATCTTTGACGTAGACCTAGCCATAGAATCGTTCCCTTATTTATTGGGTGGGCTCCCGAATACGATTTGGATCTCATTCGTCAGTATGTTTTTCGGTCTCGTGCTCGGTCTCGTTTTGGCATTAGGAAAGTTGTCTCCGACGCGTCTCCTTCGCTATCCATCAACATTTTATATCTCGTTCATGCGTGGCGTGCCCATCTTGATTATCTTGTTCATCCTTTATTCGGGTTTCCCGTTCATCGGGATCGAGTTCGCCGCTTTGACGGCAGCGATTCTCGGGTTCAGTTTGAACTCTGCCGCCTATATCGCTGAGATCATCCGCTCTTCGATTCGCGCGGTCGATTCAGGACAAGTTGAGGCGGCACGTTCGCTCGGGATGGGAAGATGGTTGACATTGAAAGGTGTCGTCTTGCCGCAGGCGACACGGATCGCCCTCCCCCCGCTTTCGAACGTCTTTCTCGATTTAATCAAAGCGAGTTCACTCGCCGCAATGATCACAGTACCTGAGATTTTTAACAAGGCCAAGATTGTCGGTGGACGAGAGTTCGACTACATGACGGTCTATATCGTCGTGGCATTGATTTACTGGGCGATCTGTACGTTCATGTCATTTTTTCAGGAATGGCTCGAACGTCATTTTGAACGATACTTAGATTCTCCGAAACGTTGA